From Pseudoalteromonas viridis, the proteins below share one genomic window:
- a CDS encoding GumC family protein yields the protein MNTQLQVTTPYSRFRATIYRTLRKPYLVTCLVSYAIILLLVFAYLQQPAKYRSDLDMVLPGTGANSNVSLDEVGQVVSSTSAPFGKGYNPRVNYKEMLMSKNLIDNAASSMGLSAKEFGRPKVRLTEQTSILNIEITGASPRIAEKKAWALYNALQDQLDHLRADEVQRRDASIKSVLDQYRERLNLTRSNITDFQQRSLLISRDQLDQQMRTLSNLKEQVAIVKAEIGRAEYFVSQLSVDLGVSPSMAGQAFVLQSDGEFRAYLSELDKSAAQLSEYRSRWDDGHPMVKAELARFEQSKMALRTRSEGLVGINAAHAFHTTDLASNPNRAQLFADLISAFAAKKGSEAKLLELENEVQLLNEKLKVYAREAAELERLEREFDLAKAVFTSAVARLEAGKADIFASYPVIQLMSPPSLPTNSFTPKKSIAVAAALAAMIFLSMGVLMINKRRVIISAVMKQPD from the coding sequence ATGAACACGCAACTTCAGGTAACCACGCCCTATTCACGCTTCAGGGCCACGATTTACCGTACCCTGCGCAAGCCCTATCTGGTCACTTGCCTGGTAAGCTACGCGATTATTTTACTGCTGGTGTTTGCCTACCTGCAGCAGCCAGCTAAATACCGTAGCGACCTGGATATGGTGTTGCCCGGCACTGGCGCCAACAGCAATGTCTCGCTTGATGAGGTGGGCCAGGTGGTGTCATCCACCAGTGCACCGTTTGGCAAAGGCTATAACCCCAGAGTCAATTACAAAGAAATGCTGATGAGTAAAAACCTCATCGACAATGCAGCAAGTTCAATGGGCCTGTCGGCTAAAGAATTTGGCCGCCCTAAAGTGCGCCTGACCGAGCAAACCTCAATTTTAAATATTGAGATCACCGGTGCCAGTCCGCGTATTGCCGAGAAAAAAGCCTGGGCTTTGTACAACGCATTGCAGGACCAGCTGGACCACCTGCGTGCCGACGAAGTACAGCGTCGCGATGCCAGCATCAAATCTGTGCTGGACCAGTACCGAGAACGCCTTAATCTGACCCGCAGTAACATCACAGACTTTCAGCAGCGCTCTTTGCTGATCAGCCGCGACCAGCTTGATCAGCAAATGCGCACCCTGTCTAACCTTAAAGAGCAGGTGGCCATCGTTAAAGCCGAAATTGGCCGCGCTGAGTATTTTGTTAGCCAGCTCAGTGTTGACTTAGGGGTATCGCCCTCCATGGCGGGCCAGGCCTTTGTGCTGCAATCGGACGGAGAATTCAGAGCTTACCTGTCTGAGCTGGACAAAAGCGCCGCCCAGCTGAGCGAATACCGGTCTCGCTGGGATGATGGTCATCCTATGGTAAAAGCCGAGCTGGCGCGCTTTGAGCAGTCGAAAATGGCGCTCAGAACCCGCTCAGAAGGCCTGGTTGGGATCAACGCCGCCCATGCTTTTCACACCACAGATCTTGCCTCTAACCCCAATCGCGCGCAATTGTTTGCCGATCTGATCAGCGCCTTTGCGGCTAAAAAAGGCTCGGAAGCAAAACTGCTTGAGCTGGAAAACGAAGTACAGCTGCTGAATGAAAAACTTAAGGTCTACGCAAGAGAAGCGGCAGAGCTGGAGCGTCTGGAGCGTGAGTTTGATTTGGCCAAAGCCGTATTCACCTCAGCCGTGGCACGCCTCGAGGCCGGTAAAGCGGATATTTTTGCCTCTTATCCGGTGATCCAGTTAATGTCGCCACCGTCGTTGCCCACCAACTCGTTCACTCCGAAAAAGTCCATTGCCGTTGCCGCAGCACTGGCCGCGATGATCTTCTTATCAATGGGCGTGTTAATGATCAACAAACGTCGGGTGATCATCTCGGCGGTGATGAAACAACCTGACTAG